Proteins from a genomic interval of Croceicoccus naphthovorans:
- a CDS encoding dihydrolipoyl dehydrogenase family protein: MSTRNFDLIVLGVGMAAVNAANKCASAGWSVAVVDELPYGGTCALRGCDPKKMLRRGAEIIDAARLMHGKGIEPNDIAINWPDLVAFTQTFTDKMPGRIENGLESNGVTTLHGKARFVGEDTVEIDGEGQFQANHFLIATGAKPRTIDVPGSEHLTDSTEFMRLDALPERILFIGGGFISFEFGHIAARAGSKVCIIDRGERPLKGFDADLVERLVARGEEVGVQLRRRTSLKAIEKDGTGFLVTVETDSGTKDLRADLVVHGAGRVPAIGRLDLAAANVEAGDKGVEVNAYLQSTSNPKIYAAGDAADTQGAPLTPVAVFEGKVAASNMLNGNRTKPDYAGVPSAVFTVPELSRVGMLEEEAREARHDIRVVENDTGDWYSNLRVGESCAATKVIIDNECDTILGAHLLGPEHGEIINFFGLAVRLGLTTSDLKKMVSAYPSVGSDLGSMV, encoded by the coding sequence ATGAGTACGCGAAACTTCGATCTTATAGTGCTGGGTGTTGGTATGGCGGCCGTAAATGCCGCCAACAAATGCGCCTCAGCCGGTTGGTCGGTCGCGGTAGTCGACGAACTGCCTTATGGCGGCACCTGCGCCCTGCGCGGCTGCGATCCGAAGAAAATGCTCCGCCGCGGGGCGGAAATCATCGACGCAGCGCGGCTCATGCACGGCAAGGGCATCGAACCGAACGACATCGCCATCAACTGGCCCGATCTGGTCGCCTTCACGCAGACGTTCACCGACAAAATGCCCGGTCGGATCGAAAACGGTCTGGAGAGCAACGGCGTCACTACCCTTCACGGGAAAGCGCGCTTCGTCGGCGAAGATACCGTCGAAATCGACGGCGAGGGGCAGTTTCAGGCAAACCATTTCCTGATCGCAACGGGTGCCAAGCCGCGGACGATAGATGTTCCCGGCTCCGAACACCTTACCGACAGCACCGAGTTCATGCGGCTCGATGCGCTGCCCGAACGCATCCTGTTCATCGGCGGCGGCTTCATCTCGTTCGAGTTTGGCCATATCGCAGCACGCGCGGGCAGCAAGGTGTGCATCATCGACCGTGGCGAGAGACCGCTCAAGGGTTTCGATGCCGATCTTGTCGAAAGACTCGTTGCGCGGGGCGAGGAAGTCGGCGTCCAACTGCGACGACGCACGTCACTCAAAGCGATCGAGAAGGACGGGACGGGTTTTCTTGTCACGGTAGAAACTGACAGCGGCACGAAAGATTTGCGCGCCGATCTCGTCGTCCACGGCGCGGGCCGCGTCCCGGCAATTGGCCGGCTTGACCTGGCCGCAGCCAATGTCGAGGCAGGTGACAAGGGCGTTGAGGTCAACGCCTACCTGCAAAGCACCTCCAACCCCAAGATCTATGCTGCCGGCGACGCGGCCGACACGCAAGGCGCGCCGCTTACGCCTGTCGCAGTTTTCGAGGGCAAGGTAGCTGCGTCCAATATGCTCAACGGCAATCGGACAAAGCCGGATTATGCAGGCGTACCGAGCGCTGTATTTACGGTACCAGAGCTCAGCCGTGTTGGCATGCTCGAAGAGGAAGCACGAGAGGCCAGACATGATATCCGCGTCGTCGAAAATGACACCGGCGACTGGTATTCCAACCTTCGCGTTGGCGAAAGCTGCGCTGCAACCAAGGTCATAATCGATAACGAATGCGACACTATCCTGGGCGCTCATTTGCTCGGACCGGAGCATGGCGAGATCATCAATTTCTTCGGTTTGGCCGTCCGACTTGGACTGACAACAAGCGATC